One region of Elstera cyanobacteriorum genomic DNA includes:
- a CDS encoding NAD-dependent epimerase/dehydratase family protein, whose amino-acid sequence MSDSFSILITGGAGYLGAVMVPAFLAAGHRVTVLDNFLFKQNSLAAVCADPGFDVVRGDAREAAVLKPLVAKADIVIPLAALVGAPMCDADKIAAHSTNFDAVRTLLDLLSPQQRVLMPVTNSGYGIGEQGQLCTEDSPLKPLSLYGRSKVAAEAAVLDRGNSLSLRLATVFGMSPRMRIDLLVNDFVYRALYDRAVVLFEPHFKRNYIHIRDVARAFLHGIAQFDTMQGRPYNLGLSDANLSKWELCERIKAHLPDFAFLEAPIGEDPDKRDYIVSNTRIEATGFKPAHSLDAGIAELIKGYRMLRNSRYGNV is encoded by the coding sequence ATGAGCGATAGTTTTTCGATCCTGATCACCGGCGGCGCCGGCTATCTCGGCGCGGTGATGGTTCCGGCTTTCCTGGCCGCCGGGCACCGGGTGACGGTGCTGGATAACTTTCTGTTCAAGCAAAATTCCCTAGCGGCGGTCTGTGCCGATCCGGGGTTCGATGTTGTGCGCGGCGATGCGCGCGAGGCGGCGGTGCTGAAGCCACTGGTCGCCAAGGCCGATATCGTCATTCCGCTGGCTGCCCTGGTTGGCGCGCCGATGTGCGATGCCGATAAGATCGCCGCACACTCCACGAATTTCGATGCCGTGCGGACCTTGCTGGACCTGCTGTCACCACAGCAACGGGTTTTGATGCCCGTTACCAACTCCGGCTATGGCATTGGGGAGCAGGGGCAGCTTTGCACCGAAGACTCGCCGCTCAAGCCGCTATCGCTCTATGGCCGCAGTAAGGTTGCGGCGGAAGCGGCGGTGCTGGATCGCGGCAATTCCCTTAGCCTCCGCCTCGCCACGGTATTTGGCATGTCGCCGCGCATGCGGATCGATTTGCTGGTCAATGATTTCGTCTATCGCGCCCTCTATGACCGGGCGGTCGTGCTGTTCGAACCGCACTTCAAGCGGAATTACATCCATATCCGCGATGTTGCCCGCGCCTTCCTGCACGGGATCGCGCAGTTTGATACGATGCAGGGGCGCCCCTATAACCTTGGCCTGTCGGACGCCAACCTGTCGAAATGGGAACTGTGTGAGCGGATCAAGGCGCATTTGCCGGATTTCGCCTTCCTCGAAGCCCCCATCGGCGAAGACCCGGATAAGCGCGACTATATCGTCTCCAACACCCGGATCGAGGCGACCGGTTTCAAGCCCGCCCATAGTCTCGACGCTGGGATTGCGGAATTGATCAAAGGCTATCGCATGCTGCGCAATAGCCGTTACGGTAATGTCTAG
- a CDS encoding nucleotidyltransferase family protein, with protein sequence MSSRQAVLLVGGRGTRLGDLTARTPKPLLPVAGRPFLSHLVERLAVQGFRDILLLTGYLAEAFQAFQADWSARGVTITCRVETEPAGTGGALHLALPELAPDFLVLNGDSLFAIDLADFLASPLPPGVDGRLALRRVPTTDRYGTVTLADGRITGFQPRAAAPGPGVINAGVYWLRREAVTEAHALPCSLEADIFPGLAQAGRLEGRILDGYFLDIGVPDDFARAQVDFAPGGAAALYNGTGQAEAGA encoded by the coding sequence ATGTCTAGCCGCCAAGCCGTTCTATTGGTGGGCGGGCGTGGCACCCGGCTGGGGGATTTGACGGCCCGCACGCCGAAACCCCTGCTACCGGTTGCCGGGCGACCGTTTCTGTCCCATCTCGTCGAACGGCTGGCGGTCCAGGGGTTCCGCGATATTCTGTTGCTGACCGGCTATCTGGCGGAGGCGTTTCAGGCGTTTCAGGCGGATTGGTCGGCGCGGGGCGTCACGATAACCTGCCGGGTCGAGACGGAACCGGCGGGGACCGGCGGCGCCTTGCACCTAGCCCTGCCGGAGCTTGCGCCGGACTTCCTAGTGTTGAACGGCGACTCGCTGTTCGCGATTGATCTTGCGGATTTCCTGGCCTCGCCACTGCCGCCGGGGGTAGACGGGCGCCTTGCCCTGCGCCGGGTGCCGACGACCGACCGGTATGGCACCGTGACACTGGCCGATGGGCGGATCACGGGCTTCCAGCCGCGCGCGGCGGCACCGGGGCCGGGAGTGATCAATGCTGGGGTTTATTGGCTGCGCCGGGAAGCGGTGACCGAAGCGCACGCGTTGCCCTGTTCGCTGGAGGCCGATATTTTCCCCGGACTTGCGCAGGCCGGACGGCTGGAAGGCCGGATTTTGGACGGCTATTTTCTCGATATCGGCGTACCGGATGATTTTGCCCGCGCGCAGGTGGATTTTGCCCCCGGCGGGGCTGCGGCGCTTTATAACGGCACGGGGCAGGCGGAAGCAGGGGCGTAA
- a CDS encoding glycosyltransferase family 2 protein, with amino-acid sequence MQDHFGFRPGQRPAPSPGVPLYTLITIVRNAVGSIEQTLRSVERQTYPAIEYIVVDAASTDGTVEVLRRYEHLISVWCSEPDQGHADGQNKGVRQANGQFIGFVYADDWLPDDFVETSVASLLRDGADFVFGDMDYHMDGEFLFTIPGDPEYRTRIHYRAPVMNYPTLTAHRRVFDGVGLFNPAYRVAPDYEWLFRVDRAGFRGCHDPAIRYHFALGGNSSQYATRSALEVARALCAQGANPLRVWSYACVRIAFHAVDERLRRYVSPAVYARVRAVRKAISG; translated from the coding sequence ATGCAAGATCATTTCGGTTTCAGGCCCGGCCAGCGGCCCGCGCCGTCCCCGGGGGTGCCGCTCTATACGCTGATCACCATCGTGCGTAACGCCGTGGGCAGCATCGAGCAGACCCTGCGCAGTGTCGAGCGGCAGACCTATCCCGCCATCGAGTATATTGTCGTCGATGCCGCCTCGACCGATGGCACCGTCGAGGTTTTACGTCGTTACGAGCATCTTATTAGCGTTTGGTGCTCCGAACCCGATCAAGGCCATGCCGATGGTCAGAACAAGGGCGTTCGGCAGGCCAATGGGCAGTTTATCGGCTTCGTCTATGCCGATGATTGGCTGCCCGACGATTTCGTTGAAACATCCGTTGCGTCCCTGCTGCGCGACGGGGCCGATTTCGTTTTCGGCGATATGGATTACCATATGGACGGAGAGTTTCTGTTCACCATCCCCGGCGATCCCGAATATCGCACGCGCATACACTACCGCGCGCCGGTGATGAATTACCCGACCCTGACGGCCCATCGTCGTGTTTTCGATGGGGTAGGGCTATTCAACCCCGCGTATCGTGTGGCGCCGGACTATGAATGGCTGTTCCGGGTTGATCGCGCGGGCTTCCGTGGGTGTCATGATCCCGCCATCCGCTATCATTTTGCGCTTGGGGGCAATTCCAGCCAATATGCCACGCGGTCGGCCTTGGAGGTTGCCCGTGCGCTCTGCGCCCAGGGGGCTAATCCCTTGCGGGTCTGGTCCTATGCTTGCGTACGCATCGCCTTCCATGCCGTGGATGAGCGCCTACGCCGCTATGTTTCCCCTGCAGTTTACGCGCGGGTACGGGCGGTTCGCAAAGCGATTAGCGGTTAG
- a CDS encoding FkbM family methyltransferase codes for MIAAGRMLTKRLLRATFGEGATRYAHALYHAVLRRIGAFGVPETAATQRLLAALAGQAGTIIDVGVNIGRFSWFLARHRRPGVPLYGFEPNAEAYALALRNLAGLPALTLLPVGLAENDQTATLAVPQDATGTPVSGLGYILDGPPPADHRATQAVTLKRLDGLIAAGTIRLAPPVLLKIDIEGYEPPALAGMAELLTQHHPWIFFECEPAHLRRAGYDWPDVFGPLHHLGYVILTDQDGVFISVTEPIQGVVNYFALMPDQIPPLASFASFANR; via the coding sequence ATGATCGCCGCAGGCCGAATGCTCACCAAACGCCTGTTGCGGGCAACCTTCGGTGAAGGGGCGACCCGTTACGCCCATGCCCTCTATCACGCCGTGCTCCGCCGGATCGGTGCTTTCGGTGTGCCTGAAACTGCTGCAACCCAACGGCTCTTGGCCGCGCTCGCCGGGCAGGCCGGAACAATTATCGATGTTGGTGTGAATATCGGGCGGTTTAGCTGGTTTCTTGCCCGTCATCGCCGCCCCGGCGTCCCGCTTTATGGGTTCGAACCAAATGCCGAGGCTTACGCGCTCGCTCTTCGGAACTTGGCGGGCCTACCAGCGCTCACCCTCCTCCCCGTCGGCTTGGCCGAAAACGATCAGACGGCGACCTTAGCCGTTCCGCAAGACGCCACGGGTACCCCCGTCAGCGGCTTAGGTTATATTCTGGATGGGCCGCCTCCCGCCGATCACAGGGCAACCCAAGCGGTTACGTTAAAAAGACTGGATGGGTTGATTGCCGCAGGCACGATCCGCCTTGCCCCGCCGGTACTTCTGAAAATCGATATCGAGGGATACGAACCGCCAGCCCTAGCGGGGATGGCAGAGCTTCTAACCCAGCATCACCCCTGGATTTTCTTTGAATGCGAGCCAGCGCATCTACGGCGCGCGGGGTATGATTGGCCGGATGTTTTCGGGCCGCTCCACCACCTTGGTTATGTGATTCTCACCGATCAGGACGGTGTATTCATTTCGGTTACCGAACCTATTCAGGGTGTCGTCAATTATTTCGCCCTAATGCCCGATCAGATTCCGCCCCTCGCCAGCTTTGCGTCCTTTGCTAACCGCTAA